In one window of Primulina tabacum isolate GXHZ01 chromosome 8, ASM2559414v2, whole genome shotgun sequence DNA:
- the LOC142553560 gene encoding protein HIRA-like translates to MIAEKPSWITHGGTQIFSIDIQPGGLRFASGGGDHKVRIWNMKSVGRELQADGSALKLLATMRDHFGSVNCVRWAKHGRYLASGSDDQVILIHERKPGSGTMEFGSGEPPDIENWKVAMTLRGHTADVVDLNWSPDDSKLASGSLDNTVHIWDMSNGICTAILRGHSSLVKGVAWDPIGSFIASQSDDKTVIIWRTSDWSLAHRTDGHWAKSLGSTFFRRLSWSPCGHFITTTHGFQKPRHSAPVLERGEWSATFDFLGHNSPIIVVKFNHSMFRRNISNSHDFKTSSLGWANGSLKTEGKDSQPYNVIAIGSQDRTITLWTTASPRPLFVAKHFFAQSVVDLTWSPDGFSLFACSLDGTVATFHFDVNEIGHKLTDAELDDLKTNRYGDVIGRQGNLAETPAQLLLEVATTKKTTGKKKNVVVSDNQTSVKPAGNLVATTKTNKAHLTDAKKIEDPISDRPNKATPTRRSSPIKQKEYRCPDGRKRIIPEAVGVTAHQERPSIGAQSEALEYPVKSLKHHKHDNGLIRTDVNSVEVPIQKGVGGNADLKECFGVTSRVTISENLVVEKVPASGNKEKSKHVEHSGPLASGDILSIKVYDKKEGDDAILPVCLEAHPREHAVNDIVGVGNSFMINETELSCTRGSQIMWSDRICGKVTVLAGNSNFWAVGCEDGCLQVYTNRGRRAMPIMMMGSAAVFIDCDEFWKLLLVTRKGSLYVWDLQNRKCILHDSLVSLITTNLTPKAKDNGTIKVISAKFSKAGSPLVVLATRHAYLFDVSLMCWLRVADDCFSASNFASSWSFGSSHGGELAALQVDVRKFQARKPVWTRGTDDKVQTRAHLEAQVASALSLRSPNEYRQCLVSYVRFLTREADECRLREVCESFLGPPIGMVESGSPDSKTPEWDPCVLGMNKHSLLQEDILPAMASNRNVQRLLNEFMDLLSEYHSAELNLKQMNLTSDRMDTDPPAMDNMISDLIAPNLPSSTSH, encoded by the exons ATGATAGCAGAGAAGCCTAGCTGGATAACGCATGGGGGCACACAGATTTTCTCCATTGACATTCAACCGGGCGGCCTCAGGTTCGCCTCTGGTGGTGGTGATCATAAG GTTCGCATTTGGAACATGAAATCAGTGGGCAGAGAATTGCAGGCTGACGGTTCTGCACTAAAACTTCTAGCAACAATGCGTGATCATTTTGGGTCAGTTAACTGTGTGAGGTGGGCTAAGCATGGTCGCTATCTTGCTTCTGGGTCTGATGATCAAGTAATTCTTATTCACGAGAGGAAGCCAGGTTCAGGGACTATGGAATTTGGTAGTGGAGAACCACCAGATATTGAGAATTGGAAAGTTGCCATGACTTTGAGGGGGCACACTGCAGATGTG GTGGATCTCAACTGGTCTCCTGATGACTCTAAATTGGCTAGTGGAAGTTTGGATAATACAGTTCATATTTGGGATATGAGCAATGGCATTTGCACTGCTATTCTCAGGGGGCACTCTAGTCTGGTAAAGGGAGTTGCTTGGGATCCAATTGGTTCATTCATAGCTAGTCAATCGGATGACAAGACTGTCATAATTTGGCGAACAAGTGACTGGAGTCTTGCTCATAGAACTGACGGTCACTGGGCTAAATCT ctTGGATCCACCTTCTTCAGGCGGCTTTCCTGGTCTCCTTGTGGCCATTTTATAACTACAACTCACGGCTTTCAAAAGCCAAGGCATTCTGCTCCTGTTCTCGAGAGAGGGGAATGGTCTGCCACTTTTGACTTTTTAGGTCATAACTCCCCAATCATTGTTGTTAAGTTTAACCATTCAATGTTTAGAAGGAATATATCCAATTCTCATGACTTCAAAACTTCATCTCTTGGGTGGGCCAATGGTTCTTTGAAGACTGAAGGAAAAGATTCACAGCCATATAATGTTATTGCAATTGGAAGCCAGGACCGCACTATAACTCTGTGGACTACCGCAAGTCCTCGCCCTCTCTTTGTAGCTAAGCATTTTTTTGCTCAAAGTGTTGTGGATCTAACCTG GAGCCCTGATGGATTCTCACTTTTTGCTTGTTCGTTGGATGGGACTGTGGCTACATTCCATTTTGATGTAAATGAAATAGGGCATAAGCTAACTGATGCTGAATTAGATGATTTGAAGACAAACCGCTACGGTGATGTCATCGGACGACAAGGGAATTTAGCTGAAACTCCTGCACAGTTGTTGCTTGAAGTAGCTACTACAAAGAAGACTACTGGTAAGAAGAAGAATGTGGTTGTCTCAGATAATCAAACATCTGTAAAACCTGCTGGCAACTTGGTGGCTACAACAAAAACCAACAAGGCACATCTCACTGATGCAAAGAAAATTGAGGATCCTATCAGTGACAGGCCAAATAAAGCAACCCCCACTCGGAGGTCAAGTCCAATCAAACAAAAAGAATACAGATGTCCTGATGGTCGAAAGAGGATAATACCAGAAGCAGTTGGAGTGACAGCCCATCAGGAAAGACCCTCAATTGGTGCTCAGTCTGAAGCTCTTGAATACCCGGTGAAATCCTTGAAACACCATAAGCATGATAATGGGCTAATACGTACTGATGTGAATTCTGTAGAAGTGCCCATCCAGAAAGGAGTAGGTGGTAATGCTGATCTGAAAGAGTGTTTTGGTGTCACATCTAGAGTAACTATTAGTGAGAACTTGGTCGTCGAGAAGGTTCCAGCTTCTGGGAATAAAGAAAAAAGTAAACATGTCGAGCACAGTGGTCCTCTAGCTTCTGGTGATATTCTCTCAATAAAAGTATATGACAAGAAAGAAGGTGATGATGCTATATTACCTGTTTGTTTGGAAGCTCATCCAAGGGAGCATGCAGTAAATGACATTGTAGGGGTGGGAAACTCTTTTATGATAAATGAAACAGAACTTTCATGCACAAGAGGGTCGCAAATCATGTGGTCAGACAGGATCTGTGGAAAAGTCACTGTTTTGGCTGGAAATTCTAATTTTTGGGCTGTTGGGTGTGAAGATGGATGTCTACAG GTTTATACAAATCGTGGGAGACGTGCTATGCCAATCATGATGATGGGATCTGCGGCCGTATTTATCGATTGTGATGAATTTTGGAAGCTGTTGCTTGTCACGAGGAAGGGGTCCTTGTATGTTTGGGATCTTCAAAACAGGAAATGCATACTCCATGACTCCTTGGTTTCACTGATTACTACAAACCTGACGCCCAAAGCTAAAGATAACG GCACAATCAAAGTTATTTCTGCAAAGTTTTCAAAAGCTGGTTCACCCCTTGTTGTTTTGGCTACACGCCATGCTTACCTCTTTGATGTGAGCCTTATGTGTTGGTTGAGGGTCGCAGATGATTGTTTCTCTGCATCAAACTTTGCTAGCTCTTGGAGTTTTGGCTCATCCCACGGTGGTGAGTTGGCAGCATTGCAGGTTGATGTCAGGAAATTTCAGGCCCGGAAACCAGTGTGGACTAG AGGGACTGATGACAAGGTGCAAACACGAGCCCATTTGGAAGCTCAGGTGGCATCTGCGCTGAGTTTGAGATCCCCAAATGAATATCGCCAATGTCTTGTGTCTTACGTTCGATTTTTGACAAG AGAGGCAGATGAGTGCCGTTTACGAGAAGTTTGTGAGAGCTTTCTTGGACCTCCCATTGGAATGGTTGAATCTGGATCACCTGACTCTAAAACGCCAGAGTGGGACCCTTGCGTGCTT GGAATGAACAAGCACAGCCTCCTTCAGGAAGATATTCTTCCAGCTATGGCATCGAACAGAAATGTTCAACGGTTACTCAACGAGTTCATGGATCTACTATCTGAATATCACTCAGCCGAACTAAACCTCAAACAGATGAATCTCACCTCAGATAGAATGGATACCGACCCTCCTGCAATGGATAACAtgatttcagatttgatagcccCTAACTTACCAAGTTCTACCAGTCATTGA